One region of Psychrobacter sp. DAB_AL43B genomic DNA includes:
- a CDS encoding M16 family metallopeptidase — MSSPLSLTALSLRLAVTLAMATTLAACQTNVIDSNPVSAVKSPVSQSSVSQNTLSQNKAGQDKAPKETEQSSALTMDMSGRHEYQLENGLKIVVKEDHRAPVVMTQIWYRVGSADEPLDKGGISHVLEHMMFKGTADVSSADYERLIAKFGGVNNAFTSYDYTGYYELFPANRFPLALELEADRMKNLVFDEKEFVKEHQVVMEERRQRTDDNPLAKAYESFRLLALPNSPKGESVIGPMNELESITLSDLKDWYKIWYAPNNATLVIVGDVEPSEVLTQVKRYFGELTPSKLPKRPAVSQKGFRGYQQVASEQAVQVPVLLMGYNVPSLVTAGTSNEKQAYALSLAQDVLDGGLSARLESRLIREQGLLTTVGTSYDLLDRGDGLFLIQATPREGVSLEQAQQAIISEIEKLKTDPIAADEINRAKTNTVTGLVYAQDSMEGQARMIGSLQSIGLDDRLLAKLPTKLDSVTIADIQAASKKYLVKDNLTVMHIVPPKDQTKKQVKAPAKKEAKGK, encoded by the coding sequence ATGTCCTCACCTTTATCGCTAACTGCTCTCTCTCTACGCCTCGCCGTTACCTTAGCCATGGCAACCACGCTTGCGGCTTGCCAAACCAATGTCATTGATTCTAATCCAGTGTCTGCTGTTAAAAGTCCAGTGTCTCAAAGTTCAGTGTCTCAAAATACTTTGAGTCAAAATAAAGCAGGTCAGGATAAAGCCCCTAAAGAGACTGAGCAATCATCAGCGCTGACCATGGATATGTCCGGTCGCCATGAGTATCAGTTAGAAAACGGTCTAAAAATAGTAGTTAAAGAAGACCACCGTGCGCCCGTGGTCATGACTCAGATTTGGTATCGCGTAGGGTCAGCCGATGAGCCGCTTGATAAAGGCGGTATCTCTCATGTGCTCGAGCATATGATGTTTAAAGGAACTGCGGACGTTTCAAGTGCTGATTATGAGCGCTTGATTGCCAAATTCGGTGGCGTCAATAATGCCTTTACGAGCTACGATTATACCGGTTATTACGAACTGTTCCCCGCCAACCGCTTTCCTTTAGCGTTAGAGCTTGAAGCGGATCGTATGAAAAACTTGGTATTTGATGAGAAAGAATTTGTCAAAGAGCATCAAGTCGTCATGGAAGAGCGCCGTCAGCGTACCGATGACAATCCACTTGCCAAAGCTTATGAATCATTTCGCTTGCTTGCTTTGCCGAATAGCCCTAAAGGCGAGTCGGTCATCGGACCCATGAATGAGCTTGAATCGATTACGCTTTCCGACTTAAAAGACTGGTATAAAATATGGTATGCGCCAAATAATGCAACCTTAGTCATCGTCGGCGATGTTGAGCCGAGCGAAGTCTTAACTCAAGTGAAGCGTTACTTTGGCGAGCTGACACCAAGTAAGCTACCTAAGCGTCCTGCTGTCAGTCAAAAAGGCTTTCGGGGTTATCAGCAAGTGGCATCCGAGCAAGCAGTACAAGTGCCTGTCTTATTAATGGGTTATAACGTACCGAGCCTTGTAACAGCAGGCACAAGCAATGAAAAGCAGGCTTATGCGCTCTCGCTTGCTCAGGACGTATTAGATGGTGGCCTATCTGCACGCCTTGAGAGCAGACTAATACGCGAGCAAGGTCTGCTCACCACAGTGGGTACATCCTATGATCTACTGGATCGCGGCGATGGGCTGTTTTTGATACAAGCGACCCCGCGTGAAGGCGTCAGCTTAGAGCAAGCACAGCAAGCTATAATCTCTGAAATAGAAAAGCTTAAAACTGATCCAATTGCCGCAGATGAAATCAATCGTGCCAAAACCAATACCGTCACGGGTCTTGTGTACGCGCAAGACAGTATGGAAGGTCAGGCGCGCATGATTGGCTCATTACAATCTATCGGTCTTGATGATAGGTTGCTTGCCAAACTGCCAACCAAGCTCGATAGCGTAACGATTGCAGATATCCAAGCGGCTAGTAAAAAGTACTTAGTAAAAGATAATTTAACGGTGATGCATATCGTTCCGCCTAAAGACCAAACTAAAAAGCAAGTTAAAGCGCCAGCTAAAAAAGAAGCCAAAGGCAAATAA